GCCACAAATCCTGAGCTCATTAAGAAAATGGTCGTTTGGGGATCCAACGCCTTCGTTTCTGAGGAAGACCTCAAACTTTACAACAGTACGGATCAGAGCCAGATTTTATccattcatgatttttttttttatattaatgcaCATGTTTTGGGGAACCTTTCGGGATCCCACAGTGGTCCGGGATGTCTCCAGGTGGAGTGCACGCATGCGGCAGCCCATGGAGGAGGTTTACGGATCTCAAGTGTTTGCTCAAACATGGGAGGCCTGGGTGGATGGAATCGCACAGTTTGCCAAAAGACCAGGAggtgaaaaaagcctgaattttatttttatctagcAAAATCAGAAATATTAGTTCTaagaggattttattttaggaaGTATATGCAGGGAACAGCTGCCCTTTATCAGCTGTCCAACCCTGATCGTCCATGGAGAGAAAGACCCCATGGTGCCAAGCTTTCATCCTCAGTACCTCCTCGAACACATCAAAGGATCCAGGCAAGAGAAGACCTCTGAGCTGAACAATTTGATGGATTTGAGGTTTTGTTaacctgtttttcttctttcaaatgTAGATTTCATTCCATGCCAGAAGGAAAACACAACCTCCACCTGCGGTACGCTGATGAGTTcaacaaactggttgaaaactttcttgaagaatgaaaaacagaagcagttattcttaaaaaaaaagaaaaaaaaagtgttaaacttGCTGCAAACCAGTCTTAACTTCTTTGTTGTACACGACCCAAGAATGTGAATTGTCCATCACATGGATATTTTTGAAACAACCACATCTATTGATGGAAATGAAAGCCAATTTTCTGAGAAAACATGatcaataaaacttttttaaagagcattgtgtaatgtttaaaactgcattcacCTGTGGATTTAAAGACTGTTGAATATAAATAGTTGGAGTTCTTGAGTACATGTTTGGTCTTCAACTACAGACCTGAGTTCCATTGTCTGGACATAAATGAACAAAAGGATAATAGAGTAGCTTGGAGATGGAGGGCTAAGATCGACGTTGAATAATAGGACATCCATCACAGAAAATGAGCCAggatgtgaggaaaaaaaatcacaatttcacGAGAATGTTGTAAAATATATGAGAGAAAAGTTGTGAAAAATATGCAGCAATTTAAGGGAATACAGTCAAATTTATGCttcaaaaagtcataattttaaaaggaaaaataaaatgttacatttaatctcaaaatgtttatgattttttttttcaaagtaatatATTCTAGTAATTTGTTGACTTTTTAANNNNNNNNNNNNNNNNNNNNNNNNNNNNNNNNNNNNNNNNNNNNNNNNNNNNNNNNNNNNNNNNNNNNNNNNNNNNNNNNNNNNNNNNNNNNNNNNNNNNNNNNNNNNNNNNNNNNNNNNNNNNNNNNNNNNNNNNNNNNNNNNNNNNNNNNNNNNNNNNNNNNNNNNNNNNNNNNNNNNNNNNNNNNNNNNNNNNNNNNNNNNNNNNNNNNNNNNNNNNNNNNNNNNNNNNNNNNNNNNNNNNNNNNNNNNNNNNNNNNNNNNNNNNNNNNNNNNNNNNNNNNNNNNNNNNNNNNNNNNNNNNNNNNNNNNNNNNNNNNNNNNNNNNNNNNNNNNNNNNNNNNNNNNNNNNNNNNNNNNNNNNNNNNNNNNNNNNNNNNNNNNNNNNNNNNNNNNNNNNNNNNNNNNNNNNNNNNNNNNNNNNNNNNNNNNNNNNNNNNNNNNNNNNNNNNNNNNNNNNNNNNNNNNNNNNNNNNNNNNNNNNNNNNNNNNNNNNNNNNNNNNNNNNNNNNNNNNNNNNNNNNNNNNNNNNNNNNNNNNNNNNNNNNNNNNNNNNNNNNNNNNNNNNNNNNNNNNNNNNNNNNNNNNNNNNNNNNNNNNNNNNNNNNNNNNNNNNNNNNNNNNNNNNNNNNNNNNNNNNNNNNNNNNNNNNNNNNNNNNNNNNNNNNNNNNNNNNNNNNNNNNNNNNNNNNNNNNNNNNNNNNNNNNNNNNNNNNNNNNNNNNNNNNNNNNNNNNNNNNNNNNNNNNNNNNNNNNNNNNNNNNNNNNNNNNNNNNNNNNNNNNNNNNNNNNNNNNNNNNNNNNNNNNNNNNNNNNNNNNNNNNNNNNNNNNNNNNNNNNNNNNNNNNNNNNNNNNNNNNNNNNNNNNNNNNNNNNNNNNNNNNNNNNNNNNNNNNNNNNNNNNNNNNNNNNNNNNNNNNNNNNNNNNNNNNNNNNNNNNNNNNNNNNNNNNNNNNNNNNNNNNNNNNNNNNNNNNNNNNNNNNNNNNNNNNNNNNNNNNNNNNNNNNNNNNNNNNNNNNNNNNNNNNNNNNNNNNNNNNNNNNNNNNNNNNNNNNNNNNNNNNNNNNNNNNNNNNNNNNNNNNNNNNNNNNNNNNNNNNNNNNNNNNNNNNNNNNNNNNNNNNNNNNNNNNNNNNNNNNNNNNNNNNNNNNNNNNNNNNNNNNNNNNNNNNNNNNNNNNNNNNNNNNNNNNNNNNNNNNNNNNNNNNNNNNNNNNNNNNNNNNNNNNNNNNNNNNNNNNNNNNNNNNNNNNNNNNNNNNNNNNNNNNNNNNNNNNNNNNNNNNNNNNNNNNNNNNNNNNNNNNNNNNNNNNNNNNNNNNNNNNNNNNNNNNNNNNNNNNNNNNNNNNNNNNNNNNNNNNNNNNNNNNNNNNNNNNNNNNNNNNNNNNNNNNNNNNNNNNNNNNNNNNNNNNNNNNNNNNNNNNNNNNNNNNNNNNNNNNNNNNNNNNNNNNNNNNNNNNNNNNNNNNNNNNNNNNNNNNNNNNNNNNNNNNNNNNNNNNNNNNNNNNNNNNNNNNNNNNNNNNNNNNNNNNNNNNNNNNNNNNNNNNNNNNNNNNNNNNNNNNNNNNNNNNNNNNNNNNNNNNNNNNNNNNNNNNNNNNNNNNNNNNNNNNNNNNNNNNNNNNNNNNNNNNNNNNNNNNNNNNNNNNNNNNNNNNNNNNNNNNNNNNNNNNNNNNNNNNNNNNNNNNNNNNNNNNNNNNNNNNNNNNNNNNNNNNNNNNNNNNNNNNNNNNNNNNNNNNNNNNNNNNNNNNNNNNNNNNNNNNNNNNNNNNNNNNNNNNNNNNNNNNNNNNNNNNNNNNNNNNNNNNNNNNNNNNNNNNNNNNNNNNNNNNNNNNNNNNNNNNNNNNNNNNNNNNNNNNNNNNNNNNNNNNNNNNNNNNNNNNNNNNNNNNNNNNNNNNNNNNNNNNNNNNNNNNNNNNNNNNNNNNNNNNNNNNNNNNNNNNNNNNNNNNNNNNNNNNNNNNNNNNNNNNNNNNNNNNNNNNNNNNNNNNNNNNNNNNNNNNNNNNNNNNNNNNNNNNNNNNNNNNNNNNNNNNNNNNNNNNNNNNNNNNNNNNNNNNNNCGCTGAATGTCTgacgaatgtcgaatatgaaactaacttaaccgcgctgaagatcttcagctccaacaaacaccaaagtcctctgaacagcagcagctccgatctactagtctcacaatcacagccacgttgtctttacgttcaacacgaattcactcatttacgacactttagctaaagagggttgttcggaaccgaaccaGGTATCGTTATATCTCTTTAGAAACCTCAAAAACGTCCAAACAAAACACCGCCGTCGTCTCAACACAAACTAACgcagctagcatgctaacgcGGCCTCGTGCTGGAAAGGGGATCGGGGACTGACAGTGCTGCTAACTTCCGGGTCAGGATAGGAACGTCATACAGATGACAGAAAAATCATTCACTTTAAGATGCTACAAATAAACTCATATAAATAATGTTTGCCATTTTATTCGaatttgcagcattttaaaGTGAGTGGCTTTTAGTTTCGATGTATTTGTGTGTGACGTTCCTATCGtgacccggaagtaaacagAACGAGGCCGCGTTAGCAGGCTAGCTGCGTTAGCTTGTGTTTAGACGACCGCGGTGGTGTTTTGTTTGGACGTTCGTGAGGTTTTTGGACAGAAAAGACGATACGTGGTTCGTATCTGAACTCTcagcattttctaaaatgtcgtaaatgagtgaatacgtGTTGAACGCAACCCCCAACACTGGAGGGCGGAATGTGAAGCCAACCAAGAATTAACTAAACGTTGCAGTaccggcactgaccagagaggctggtgcttagagtgagcaGATTCCCATTGACTCAATCCATctatcttcttgaccgcttgttccctttcggggtcgcggggtgccggagcctatcccggctgctgatgggcgaaggcggggttcaccctggacaggtcgccagtctgtcgcagggccacaatcacacacacattcactctcacagtcacacctaggggcaatttagagtcaccaatcaacctatgaagcatgtttttggacggtgggaggaagccggagtccccggtgaaaacccacgcatgcacggggagaacaaactccacacagaaaggtccctgctgggatttgaaccggggccttctcgctgtgaggcaagagcactaaccactgcgccaccgtgcagcccttcccattgactcccatgttaaaatcctaattttcagccctctaataaacccctttaatgcctggtgcttaacgtttttatttcatcaatagctgcatatttgatccatACGGAAGAGTATAAGGGCCACTGGAAAAAAAGCCCataaaaaattttgattttaaagtcaagattctgatatttttctcagaattctgacttttttctcaagtctgactttaatctcagaattctggccttaatctcagaattctgactttacagTCAaggttctgactttaaagtcagaattctgagattaaagccagaattctgatttttttctcagaattctgagaaaaaactCAGAATTCCGAGAAAAACTCAGAACTACAGAGGCCCGTGAGCAACATTCTGCAGCTAGCTCTAGCAGCACACCGGAGTCCTGCAAACTGGAGAGAAACGAACAAAATTGTCCTCTTTACGTTTCTTTTTCCGTGCTTTAAGCTAACCAGATGAGGCTACTGTGTTCATAAAGTTGCAAAAGGTgagtaaaaaagatttattttattggaatttgtaaataaaagcgcTAAAGACTATGCTAGCATTTCGTGAATGCTATTTCAGACGTAACACGTCTTTTAATAATGTACGTATGCTGTTAAGATATCAGGGTAAACATTTGTGACTGACAAACAGTCTCAGAGTTTTACGTTGTGCACAGAGAGTgtgtagaaatgcagttttgttcgCACGAAACCCGTTTACGTTCATCTACCTATCGTCTCATTTTGGAGATTTAAAGACGTCTTATACTTCTGAAAATACTTCGGGGCATATTATCCAAAAGATTGtcgtgttatttttttcttaactatgCATGACTGTGTAAACAGCCACCAATCTTTATTTGGTTCAACAATATTAAGCTCAGGTTTCCTGCCACGTCACATGTGAGGTGACAGGAACTGCATGTAAACAAGCGACATGCATCAATGCCAAAGGTTTGCGCACAGCAACATGAAAGCTCAATGTTGAGTCAAGTTCTCATTTATCTAGGTGACATTCTAAAATTGAGTCTTGGCATCTGGACTTCAAATCTTTCTTGAAGGAAGAAGTCCAGATGCCAAGACTCAATTTCAAGATAGAGAAACAACCGTTATTTTCCTATATTTtattgtgacattaaaaaacatttacgtttttttaacactaatgaATTTGTATTTGTCTGCAGATTCACTGGATGTCGTTGCTTTGGAAGATGATGCGGATGATCTCTGGGACAGAGACAGACAACCACACAGACCCACATTTACACCAAGGGACAATTAGATTCATCTACAAGTTTTTGGACTGATGGAGGAAGCCGGAGAAAACCGATGCCTCCATggagaagaacatgcaaactccacacagaaacgaCCCATCTGGGAATTGAACCAAAGCCCTGTTGCTATGAGGCAAGTGTGTATGTTGTGaggtgaaacatttttctctttttgtggttgtatttgcatgttttttttgtttgggtaTTGTGTTGTATGTTTCACCTCTGAGACTGAATCCCAGATTGGACACACCTGGTGCTCAATTGTAACCCACATGCAAAGCCCCTTTAAGCTACTGCACTCGCATTTCCGGGAAATCTCGCGAGATCTCAGAACGAGATTTTGAACGGGATTTCGCTGTCTACTTCCGTGTTCAGCTCAATATAAATACGTGGCGGGTTACTGACAAACATCAGCCACATTGATCACATCAACTACATTGATCACATCAACTACACCCTTGCTGCAGAAACGCCCTGCACCAAGCCATCTGTTGACACCACTTTTACGTTTTAACTGGTGAGTGccgttgtttgttttgtgcgcGAGTCAGCCGGTGCAGGCACCAGCTGATCTCAATGAATTCCGGTCTGAAATAATCACAGAGTAAATGAAACGGCTGGAAACCTTTTGAACTCcaaatattattatataataCTGAAAAAATGAGTACTCTGCATCAAatatcaacaattcaaaatcaTGCGCATGTGGATTGtttaatgttgatttattgATGTTTGATTTATTGAGATTGATTGATAAAGATTGATATAAATATGCATATTTAGAgtttgtcaaagaaaatgtattgtGAATAAATATTAGTCCTGTTTATACAGGCcaggttttttttcccaccgAGGGAAGTCCTCCTCCCCTCTGCGGACGGCGAGCCAGCTGAGCCCACCTGGATCATAAACCACAAAATCTGTACCGATGCGGTAGGATAAACCAGCAACACAAAAACGCTCAACAATACTTCATTacaacgaagaaaaaaaaacacaggaactTATACTATACATCAACTCATCCGCTCATCCAAAGATTTCATCACACACCCAAAAAGGGTGATGGACTTTTGGACTTTTGATTGGACtgattgtgtatatatattgtctttgtcctgttttttcccttcactgtaaatatatatatatatatcattgaATCAAATGAGCGTGTGTGGTTTGCATTTCCACTAATCCTCCCTGAGCGAATCCTTCCAGCCCAAATTCTTAAGTGTGCTTAATTAAAAGTGCTACACAATCACTGAAGTGACAGCCCTGCCTATAAAGCTGGAACCGGCAGTGAGGAGCGAGAAGAAGAGAAGGGGCAGCTGAGAGTGACGGGAGGAGGCGAAGGCACCCAGTGGTTCGCTGTGGCTGGAGGGGTTGCAGCAGAGACAGAGTTCTCTCTAAGACAAGGGATTGCGACGTACACGCAGCGGCAGGATGAGGAGCCCTGCCAGTGTGTGCGTACCCTTGTCCTGTACAGTGGCCCCCTCACTCTGCAAAGAGTGATGCCACGCTTCTGGGGACTGGATGACAGACGTGACGGGAGGATAAAGACTGGACTGTGGCCGCCTGCAAGATCTGTCTTCTTTGAATCTGCAGACAAATACAAATtcattagtgttaaaaaaacgtaaatgttttttaatgtcacaataAAATATAGGAAAATAACGGTTGTTTCTTTATCTTGAAATTGAGTCTTGGCATCTGGACTTCTTCCTTCAAGAAAGATTTGAAGTCCAGATGCCAAGACTCAATTTTAGGATGTAACCTGGATAAATGAGAACTTGACTCAACATTGAGCTTTCATGTTGCTGTGCGCAAACCTTTGGCATTGATGCATGTCGCTTGTTTACATGCATTTCCTGTCACCTCACATGTGAGGTGGCAGGAAACCTGAGCTTAATATTGTTGAACCAAATAAAGATTGGTGGCTGTTTACACAGTCACGCgtagttaagaaaaaaataacacgaCAATCTTTTGGATAACATGCCCCGAAGTATTTTCAGAAGTATAAGACGTCTTTAAATCTCCAGAATGAGACGGTCGGTAGATGAACGTAAACGGGTTTCGTGcgaacaaaactgcatttctgcacACTCTCTGTGTACAACGTAAAACTCTGAGACTGTTTGTCAGTCACACATGTTTACCCTGATATCTTAACAGCATACGTATATTATTAAAAGACGTGTTACGTCTGAAATAGCATTCACGAAATGCTAGCATAGTCNNNNNNNNNNNNNNNNNNNNNNNNNNNNNNNNNNNNNNNNNNNNNNNNNNNNNNNNNNNNNNNNNNNNNNNNNNNNNNNNNNNNNNNNNNNNNNNNNNNNNNNNNNNNNNNNNNNNNNNNNNNNNNNNNNNNNNNNNNNNNNNNNNNNNNNNNNNNNNNNNNNNNNNNNNNNNNNNNNNNNNNNNNNNNNNNNNNNNNNNNNNNNNNNNNNNNNNNNNNNNNNNNNNNNNNNNNNNNNNNNNNNNNNNNNNNNNNNNNNNNNNNNNNNNNNNNNNNNNNNNNNNNNNNNNNNNNNNNNNNNNNNNNNNNNNNNNNNNNNNNNNNNNNNNNNNNNNNNNNNNNNNNNNNNNNNNNNNNNNNNNNNNNNNNNNNNNNNNNNNNNNNNNNNNNNNNNNNNNNNNNNNNNNNNNNNNNNNNNNNNNNNNNNNNNNNNNNNNNNNNNNNNNNNNNNNNNNNNNNNNNNNNNNNNNNNNNNNNNNNNNNNNNNNNNNNNNNNNNNNNNNNNNNNNNNNNNNNNNNNNNNNNNNNNNNNNNNNNNNNNNNNNNNNNNNNNCTGCACACTCTCTGTGCACAACGTAAAACTCTGAGACTGTTTGTCAGTCACAAATGTTTACCCTGATATCTTAACAGCATACGTATATTATNNNNNNNNNNNNNNNNNNNNNNNNNNNNNNNNNNNNNNNNNNNNNNNNNNNNNNNNNNNNNNNNNNNNNNNNNNNNNNNNNNNNNNNNNNNNNNNNNNNNNNNNNNNNNNNNNNNNNNNNNNNNNNNNNNNNNNNNNNNNNNNNNNNNNNNNNNNNNNNNNNNNNNNNNNNNNNNNNNNNNNNNNNNNNNNNNNNNNNNNNNNNNNNNNNNNNNNNNNNNNNNNNNNNNNNNNNNNNNNNNNNNNNNNNNNNNNNNNNNNNNNNNNNNNNNNNNNNNNNNNNNNNNNNNNNNNNNNNNNNNNNNNNNNNNNNNNNNNNNNNNNNNNNNNNNNNNNNNNNNNNNNNNNNNNNNNNNNNNNNNNNNNNNNNNNNNNNNNNNNAGAATTCCTGCctgtgcgtctggagcgcacgtgagcgcacgttgctacgcgggttttgaagtcgggtcacgagctccacgtacaaatcagcatgcattgagcgcgctgaatcttcaatccggttcaagatttccacgcagtcgcttcaaagcacagaagtaccaaacgggatcacgaaggagaaatgaatcattacggtttgtgtccggtcaggttgatatgacaccaagatgagatgagcgctaatgaacagtagaagaagaatagaagaagaatctcctcccgccactgcgtgcgtgagcgcgctgctccggtgtggataccacctgctgagcgcggcgatgtgcaggtctcacacaccggccgcgtgtgGTGTGTGGCgaggaggagattctccttctattgtatttttactgttcattagcgctcatctgcatctacaacagggagaacctaaagtaaaagtgttgaaaatcccccaaatctttctgaagacttttgttttcacaactctgtccttttaaatgtcagactaaaaaactcacgcgcgctccagacttggaggccaggaatttaggtgtgcacgtgcttatattgactcttcattgaaagtgtacacttgattgacgcggccagtgtggaagcaccttaaagatgcacgttacatttttgtgggttttttttaaatcctcaaaataaaaataacatcaaaaatcgtttttctttattgcagttctttaatttcatcaaagcaatgaaacaaactgtaattcattcatattgtagtgatggtctcagacacgctgggcttgctgtcggtctggcagcgcaaggaattgtgggttacccattcttttgcctgtctgactggaattggatttaagtttgggttttttcctcaatgtgttttgttgtctggcttttgaacatttgttggcatttatgattttgtcctgttatgtttgaattcttcctgctcctggagtgagaatgagggagagactgatgaggACCCCCTCTccttgtgtcattgagggatgtcaaaataaaagctcatatGTTCATTATGAagctattcagcttttgtcggaTAGATTGACTCTGCaatgtctcaccaacttgtcatgaggccaaaaatgaagcttataaGACACGaggacatgcagcaggagaaataatcgtttattcgacacattctccatgtgttacttacaatgtaagacttttataagccgtttcaatttgtgcggctccagacacatttgttttttattgtactggtccaaagtggctctttcaacactttgggttgccgacccctggctTAAAGCacggaaaaataaatgtaaataggACAATTTTGTTCGTTTCTCTCCGGTTTGCAGGACTCCGGTGTGCTGCTAGAGCTAGCTGTAGAATGTTGCTCACGGGCCTCTgtaattctgactttaatctcagaattctgagaaaaaagtcagaattctgagattaaagttagaattctgactttaaagtcagaatttttcctgggctttttttttttcagtcacccTAATCCTCTTCAgtaaatatacattataaataatgatattttgtttaaaaaaatagacatttacaaattgacttttttttatttctagaattttgttttagaaagtttaacttttgaacatgtttttattggcaAAATCAGAACTTTTAACATGAATGATGGattttttcagatatttcaTCAATATTTGCCAGATTTACCCAGTTTTTCTGAATTATGATTAAAAcctaaacagattttatttttttcccccaaaaatgtttcagtcTATTTGCTTGAGGATTTTTCTGGaggatttctctttttctcctcaGCCGCCGATTCCAGAGAGGCCCAGTGAAGCAGTCAAACCTGATTCAAGCTCATCAATGATTACATTACCGTAACCATGGTGACAGATTTACTGAGTCATTTACAGTgggaggagagggggaggggttTGGTGAGGGTGAGCGCGTGCCAGCGGCTTCACGCAGACgccttgacctctgacctgcaggCACCACTTTCATGAATATGTACACATATGTGCACAAAAAGCAACAATGcaccaaaactttattgacaaagtcAATGAACAGCTAAATGTAAACAGgaaggaacattttttacataaagaaactaaaagaaGCTCTACTTCTGCTGTGATCTTTCATTCTTGTAAAAGTTGTTCAAACTCCTCAGTGTTTCTTCTCCAGTAATGACTCGATTGGACCATCTAGTGGATCAAGTCAAGATGACAATAATAACCCATTTTGAAGGGACTCGTCTCACTGGTGGTTTCTTTCTACTGGATCTAGAATGTAGATACAGTCTATATGTTGTAGATCAGACTCTGAAAGACAAAACCATCACCACACTCACTGATGGTCTGGACACTAATCAGCATTCTGGGTCTAGGAATTAGGATTTTGGAGTTAAAAATAGTCCCTTTGTTTACAGATGATTATTTTTGTGTACAAATTTGCAGTTTATGTCTAcaaattaagattttgtttGAACAAATTAGGATTTTCTGTAAACGTACtagaattttcaaaattaaaaaatcaaaaatagccacaaattagtattttgtggctccaactttttattttatgcacataaattagttttttatgtgGCTACCAATCAGTATTTTGTGGTAGAAAAAGACATTCTGTGAACACAAATGACTAATTTGTGGCTacaagtttgtgttttatgtaccaaatttagtattttgtttgcagaaattagtattttgaccatttttattGTGTACGCGAAATAATCATTTGTCTACACAATATAATGTTTCGtgagaaaaattgttttttttgtgtaaaaaaatagtatttttgtgtatttaataGAAACACAATATGTATTATAATGCCAAtagaatttttctaaaaacttgtTACACACTTgacttatttttcattaaacactttgtttcacttttgtactcttagattatttttgaattcatttattaaatgatCTGTTCTGAACCGTTCCAATATATATTTCCTCTGGAATCTATTAGTTCCAGGAAAACTGTCTCAGTTCTTCCCTCATATTATTCCCACTTTTCTTCATCAGATTTGACACAAACTCTGGAATGAAGACAAAAGAATCcgaatgtttttattgtcaaatgatcagaaacaacttttctctgaagaacagagaaataaaacacaaatcttcaaTCCAAAGTTGTTCAATGAagcaaaaaggaagaaaacaaagttgtaaatgttcttCTCTCTACAAACACAATCTTCTCCTTCAGTTTCTTGTAGTTTCTGTGTagaacaaacacagagaaagtCTTTGATTGTGACTCACTGGTTCCAGTTGTGTTGCTGCTTCCTTCAGTTCACAcgacaacaacacaaaaacattagaattcAAACATTCAAATCCCAAAGTTCAAAGAAACAACAAGGAAACAGATTTTCCTCCAAAAAGTTTGAGATTCATCTTCAGAAATGTCTCCAATCCACATTCTTGAGATGTTTCATTTCTCTCTTTAGTTCTGACTACAAACAAAGTTTAGTTCAAAATGATGGAAAGCAGAGaaatcactaaaacaaacatttcacttctTTCAGGAACTATTTGACTTTACAGAACTCTGCTGTGGCTCCATCACACCACAACCTCACTCCAGCATGGAGGTTctgagtgaatgtggtctggactctgtggaggagaGTCATTCTTTCAGAGACGCTGTAGAAGGACAGAACACCTGCTCTGTGGTCCAGGTACACTCCTATTCTGGAGGAACCAGGAGCTGAGATGGAGGTTTGAATGCTGTTGTGGTGAAATG
This genomic window from Oryzias melastigma strain HK-1 unplaced genomic scaffold, ASM292280v2 sc00358, whole genome shotgun sequence contains:
- the LOC112140070 gene encoding valacyclovir hydrolase (The sequence of the model RefSeq protein was modified relative to this genomic sequence to represent the inferred CDS: added 187 bases not found in genome assembly), with translation MALVLLGRRVFKSGSVVQRTMTATQLYCSSVTSGRRRVNGVDLYYEQTGKGEHAVLLIPGALGSTKTDFGPQLKSLNKERFTVVGWDPRGYGKSRPPDRDFPPDFFERDAKDAVGLMKTLGFGNFSLLGWSDGGITALIAAATNPELIKKMVVWGSNAFVSEEDLKLYNMVRDVSRWSARMRQPMEEVYGSQVFAQTWEAWVDGIAQFAKRPGGSICREQLPFISCPTLIVHGEKDPMVPSFHPQYLLEHIKGSRFHSMPEGKHNLHLRYADEFNKLVENFLEE